One segment of Hyphomicrobiales bacterium DNA contains the following:
- a CDS encoding phage portal protein encodes MNIIQIKKYNAIKNNVNEFKPFKNNKFLTTSKNKSELEVAGRDIMYRAIKMIMDNIGILERNLFYKDIKLDSLEIAKSYNLEWAFELFKNINPYNTDSKFFGLIASMYLITGKSVIWLPKYGTPYPIQMLVLDNRYLTPIAFDNFKNIIAYKYNLNGQQIVIPTDEICTITNNFPTENAETLYTEGYGSVTALKEVFENQYAQLEKIKKYFKHEGISPYVISYPIGASPLDAGGKQFIRDKLSELTGYQNDAIILSEGGQVTPLVSSGRDDVALANTILGDITPANLISTVLGIPKSLLTNEHTSYHDARDSRLIFIKDTCEPIAWQINETLQKYLNQFDENLTIGHTPYIYDDPDENRKNELHLLSTGQITINDLRKKNGYEEIEGGDILITESKLKPLIQAENSSLLFKNYEQKKKKSIETEWEQIDNFTKSLESDLKLKLVKFYDEIENDLLNNLGIKFKYKFDKNKWKRNLKESLKNPLADISNKVINKFIDELKIDTDENSILEIVKKGVENSTNLISSNGIETIEKELKELLNNNSTSTESELKDIIKNKFKTIKTSRVDTIARTTSNNNYHFIQDITLKELVPNKYKKRWSSENDDVTRPSHKVADGQFENPQGLFLVGAEMLPYPTGGSIASNNINCRCVLLIRPI; translated from the coding sequence ATGAATATAATTCAGATTAAAAAATATAATGCAATTAAAAATAATGTTAACGAGTTTAAGCCGTTTAAAAATAATAAATTCCTTACCACAAGCAAAAACAAAAGTGAGTTAGAAGTCGCAGGGCGTGATATTATGTATCGAGCGATCAAAATGATAATGGACAATATTGGAATTTTAGAAAGAAATTTATTTTATAAAGACATTAAACTTGATAGTTTAGAAATTGCAAAATCTTATAATTTGGAATGGGCTTTTGAACTTTTTAAAAATATTAACCCGTATAATACAGATTCTAAATTTTTTGGTTTGATTGCCTCAATGTATCTGATTACTGGCAAATCGGTTATTTGGTTGCCAAAGTATGGCACTCCGTACCCTATTCAAATGTTAGTCCTAGATAACCGATATTTAACGCCAATTGCTTTTGATAATTTTAAGAATATAATAGCTTACAAATATAATTTAAACGGTCAGCAAATAGTTATTCCAACCGATGAAATTTGTACAATAACAAATAATTTTCCCACTGAAAACGCAGAAACACTATATACAGAGGGATACGGAAGTGTTACAGCTTTAAAAGAGGTTTTTGAGAATCAATATGCACAACTTGAGAAAATTAAAAAATACTTTAAACACGAAGGAATCTCGCCATACGTGATAAGTTACCCTATAGGTGCAAGTCCACTTGATGCAGGGGGTAAGCAATTCATTCGTGATAAATTAAGCGAACTTACTGGTTACCAAAATGATGCAATAATTTTAAGCGAGGGCGGTCAAGTTACACCACTCGTAAGTAGTGGTCGGGACGATGTAGCTTTGGCAAACACTATTTTAGGAGATATAACTCCTGCAAATTTAATTAGTACGGTTTTAGGGATTCCAAAAAGTTTATTAACGAATGAGCATACAAGTTACCACGATGCAAGAGATTCTAGATTGATATTTATTAAGGATACGTGCGAACCAATTGCATGGCAAATTAATGAAACACTCCAAAAATACTTAAACCAATTTGACGAAAATCTAACAATTGGGCACACTCCTTACATTTATGACGACCCCGATGAGAATCGTAAAAATGAATTGCATTTATTATCAACAGGACAAATAACAATAAACGATTTAAGGAAAAAAAATGGTTATGAAGAGATTGAAGGGGGAGATATTTTGATAACTGAAAGTAAATTAAAACCATTAATTCAAGCTGAAAATTCTTCTTTACTTTTTAAAAATTACGAACAAAAAAAAAAAAAATCAATTGAAACAGAGTGGGAACAAATTGACAATTTTACCAAAAGTTTAGAAAGTGATTTAAAATTAAAATTGGTTAAATTTTATGATGAAATTGAAAATGATTTATTAAATAATTTAGGGATTAAATTTAAATATAAATTTGATAAAAATAAATGGAAAAGGAATTTAAAAGAATCTTTGAAAAACCCTTTAGCAGATATTTCAAATAAAGTAATAAATAAATTTATTGATGAATTAAAAATTGATACAGATGAAAATTCTATTTTAGAAATTGTAAAAAAAGGTGTTGAAAATTCAACTAATTTAATTTCATCAAATGGAATTGAAACGATAGAAAAGGAATTAAAAGAATTGTTAAATAATAATTCAACTTCAACTGAAAGCGAATTAAAAGATATTATTAAAAATAAATTTAAGACAATAAAAACAAGTAGAGTTGACACAATTGCAAGAACAACATCAAATAATAATTACCATTTTATTCAAGATATAACTTTGAAAGAATTAGTACCGAACAAATACAAAAAAAGATGGAGCAGTGAAAACGACGATGTCACACGACCAAGCCACAAGGTAGCAGATGGACAATTTGAAAACCCACAAGGGTTATTTTTAGTAGGTGCAGAGATGCTACCCTACCCTACGGGGGGCAGTATCGCTAGCAATAATATAAACTGTAGATGTGTTTTGTTAATCCGTCCAATTTAA